One genomic window of Thermococcus indicus includes the following:
- a CDS encoding DNA-3-methyladenine glycosylase I, whose product MGVTAFIIVGSRPYITYGLPNPGYILLLYENNRPAWELKPLYPELGKTSITWIPTIEGMLEDALIMIGVHVVKDRKLRKLAEEVFKKPLDSDVELYRAGDQINELRRVAREVLQRYDIGLVIVPLKDSTIIHQLDVLKEYGNLWYSLNLPVQTGVDQAVSVEHDPEEHVRVFQEVLKKLKEESRDKKKFEAYLEKLNKYAGRYKELTDEEMYSILVQVIFFAGMKARIVEEKMPTILKYLSDFKKVARYGEEDIKRMLSDKNMIRNRRKIEACIHNAREFEKIIQKYGSFANYLDSFGVSFYDYEGIKKKIRPALIRRFKGIGKVTAYHYLMELGFEVMKPDTTILRLFYRLGWLESPEPTEENVDKTIKICSEIARRLDIWIRVVDMVFVAFCQEGGNNDLGIEKGICTSTPKCNNCPLKGYCQYYIMPP is encoded by the coding sequence ATGGGTGTCACGGCTTTTATTATCGTGGGAAGTCGGCCTTACATTACCTATGGCCTCCCAAACCCCGGTTACATTCTACTGCTCTATGAGAACAACCGCCCAGCTTGGGAGCTGAAACCTCTCTATCCAGAGCTTGGAAAGACATCAATAACTTGGATTCCCACTATCGAGGGAATGCTTGAAGATGCTCTGATAATGATTGGTGTGCATGTTGTTAAAGATAGGAAGCTCAGAAAGCTGGCCGAAGAGGTGTTTAAGAAGCCGTTGGACAGTGATGTTGAACTTTACAGAGCAGGGGACCAAATTAATGAACTGAGAAGAGTTGCCAGAGAGGTCCTGCAGAGGTATGATATCGGTCTCGTAATTGTTCCACTGAAAGACAGCACGATAATCCACCAGCTTGACGTCCTAAAAGAGTATGGAAACCTGTGGTACTCTTTGAATTTACCAGTACAAACAGGGGTGGATCAAGCGGTAAGCGTTGAACACGACCCCGAGGAGCATGTTAGGGTTTTTCAAGAGGTTCTTAAGAAGCTAAAAGAGGAGAGCAGGGACAAGAAAAAATTTGAAGCCTACTTAGAGAAGCTCAACAAGTACGCTGGAAGATACAAGGAACTGACTGATGAAGAAATGTATTCTATCCTTGTCCAGGTTATCTTCTTCGCTGGCATGAAAGCCAGAATTGTGGAAGAAAAAATGCCAACCATACTTAAATACCTTAGTGACTTCAAAAAGGTGGCGAGGTATGGAGAAGAAGACATAAAAAGAATGCTAAGTGACAAGAACATGATTAGGAACAGGAGAAAGATAGAAGCGTGCATCCACAACGCAAGAGAGTTTGAGAAAATAATTCAGAAATATGGATCATTCGCCAACTACTTGGATTCGTTTGGCGTAAGCTTCTACGACTATGAGGGCATTAAGAAGAAGATACGACCCGCACTCATTAGAAGATTCAAGGGAATTGGAAAGGTAACGGCATACCACTACCTAATGGAGTTAGGATTTGAAGTTATGAAACCCGACACAACGATCCTGCGGCTCTTCTACCGTTTGGGATGGCTTGAGTCTCCGGAACCTACGGAAGAAAACGTAGATAAAACCATCAAAATTTGCAGTGAAATCGCCAGAAGGCTTGATATTTGGATAAGAGTGGTTGACATGGTATTCGTGGCATTCTGTCAAGAAGGTGGAAACAACGACCTTGGTATCGAAAAAG